The genomic region GCAGGAGGCGTGGGCGCGTACGGCGCCCCGGGCGCGCAGCGAGATCCTGCGCCGCGCCCACGAGCTCATCATCGAGCGCACCGACGTGCTTGCCCACCTGATGACGTCCGAGATGGGCAAGCCGCTCGCCGAGGCCAGGGGAGAGGTGGCCTACGCGGCCGAGTTCTTCCGCTGGTTCTCCGAGGAGGCCGTCCGTATCGACGGCGGCTTCACCACCTTGCCGGACGGCCGCAACCGCATGCTGCTCTCCCGCCGCCCGGTCGGCCCCTGCCTGCTGATCACCCCGTGGAACTTCCCGCTGGCGATGGGCACCCGCAAGATCGGCCCGGCGATCGCCGCCGGCTGCACGATGATCCTCAAGCCGGCCCCGCAGACCCCGCTCTCCAGCCTCGCCCTCGCCGCGATCCTCAAGGAGGCCGGGCTGCCGGACGGAGTGCTGAACGTCGTCACCACCTCCCGCGCCGGAGAGGTCTGCGAACCGCTCCTGCGCGGCGGGCGGATCCGCAAGCTTTCCTTCACCGGCTCCACGGCCGTCGGACAGCTGCTCCTCGCCCAGAGCGCGGAGGCGGTCGTACGGACCTCGATGGAGCTGGGCGGCAACGCGCCGTTCCTCGTCTTCGAGGACGCCGACCTGGACAAGGCCGTCGACGGCGCGATGGTCGCCAAGATGCGCAACATGGGCGAGGCATGCACGGCCGCCAACCGCTTCTTCGTGCACCGCTCGGTGGCGGAGGAGTTCGGGCGCCGGCTGGCCGAGCGGATGGGCGCGCTGGTCGTCGGTCCGGGCACCCGGGACGGCGTCGACGTCGGCCCCCTGATCGACAGGAGGGGACGCGCCAAGGTGGAGGAGCTCGTCGCCGACGCGGTGGAGCGCGGGGCGCACGTGCTCGTCGGCGGGCGTACACCCGAAGGCCCCGGCTGCTTCTACCCGCCGACCGTACTGGCCGATGTCGATCCCGGCAGCCGCCTGATGGACACGGAGATCTTCGGCCCGGTCGCAGCGATCCTCACCTTCGACGAAGAGGACGAGGTGATCCGCCGTGCCAACGACACCCCCTGGGGCCTGGTCGGCTACGTCTTCACCGAGGGCCTCGACCGTGCCCTGCGGGTGAGCGAGCGGCTGGAGGTGGGCATGGTGGGGCTGAACACGGGCCTCGTGTCCAACCCGGCCGCACCCTTCGGCGGCGTCAAGCAGTCCGGGCTGGGCCGCGAGGGCGGCCGGGTCGGGATCGACGAGTTCCTGGAGTACCAGTACCTCGCGGTGCCCGTGAGCTGACGGCGGTCATGCGCTGACCGGCGCCTCAGCAGCACCGCGAAGGGCCTCATCGTTTTCCCGAACCCAAGGAGAAGAGAACATGTCGTCCTGAAGACAATCGACACCCGTCCCTCCTTCAGGCCGCGCAAGAATCCGGACCACTCCCGTAACGCCTGATTTCCGGCGACCCCATGTTCAGGACCTGGGCCCAAGAGTCGCCGGGGAGTCGATCCATACGGGAGTCTGGGAGGCGCGCCCGGCGAGATGCGCTCGATCAAGGGCGAGAGGTTCGAGTTCTGCCACATCCTCGCCGGCATCGTCGAACTCACGCCGGAAGGTGGCAAGCCGGTGGTTCACAAGGCGGGCGACAGCTTTGTCATGAAGCCGGGCTTCGTCGGCGCGTGGAAGACCATCGAAACCGTGCGCAAGATCTACGTGACCGTGAAGTGATGCCGACGCGCGATGCCCGCGGCGCCGGGACCGTCGTCAGGCCAGGTGCCGGGCGGTGATCTCCGCCACCGTCTCGGCGACCAGCCGGCCCAGTTCGGGCTCACGCGGCCGAGCTCCGCGCGCAGCTGCCCCGGGCCGGTAATGGTCTCCTCGCCGTAGCCCTCCAGCGTCCCCGCGGTGACCTCGGCTATCTCGGACTTCCCCAGATACGCCAGGACGGCGTTCCCGGAGGCTGTGGCGTGCAGGGGCGGGGTGTCGCCGATGGCGTACGGCGTGGTCGAGGCGGTTGACGACGACCATGCACTGCAGGGCGTCGGGCACCGACAGGTGGACGGTCTTGTGGCGAACCATGGGTTCCTGGACTGCGGCGACAGGCTGGAGCCCTGCAGTGCGGCAGGGCGTACGGCCAGGACGTGGGCGCCGATCTCCCAGCGCCTGGTGTCCTTTTACTTGGTCGAGGCGAACCAGGGCTGGGCGTTCGTGCAGATGTCCGGTGTGCTCAAGCGGATCGCCGTCAAGTTGTCCAAGAGCTGCTACGACCTGCGCCTGCTGACGCTCCGGCGCAGCGCCTCGTCGCCAAAGAGGCCCTTCAGCGAACGGGGTGTCGCCGAACCCGCCTGGAGAAGGGTTTGTTGCCCGCCGAGACCCTGGCCGACCTGCTCCGTCCGGAGGCCGTCGCGGGCAGCAGCCAGGTTCTGGCCTGAGGTGCGCACGGGCCGATGGCCACAACGGTCACCAGTCCGCGTCGCTCCATTGGTCCAGCAGCACGTCGGCCATGTCCGCGGCAGGTTCAGTCGCCTGGCTGTTGAGTGACTGCTCGGTCCAGATCACTTTGCCGCGAGGCACGTAACGGGTGCCCCATCGCTGCGTGAACTGAGCAACCAGGAACAACCCCCGCCCTCCTTCGTCGGTGTCGGCCGCCCGGCGCAGGTGCGGTGAGGTGCTGCTGCCATCGGAGACCTCACAGATCAGGCTGGGGCCGTCCCGCAGAATCCGCAGCTGCCTCGGCTCGGTGCCGTAGCGGATGGCATTGGTCACCAGCTCGCTGATCACGAGTTCGGTGGAGAAGGTGAGCTCCTCCAGTCCCCACTCTTCCAACCGGCGGGCGACCTGGGCTCGGATCCCGGCGACGGCGGCGGGATCACCGGGGACGTCCCAGTCGGCGACCTGGGAAGGATCCAGCAGGCGCAATCGGGCGACGAGCAGGGCGATGTCGTCGCTCGGGCGGGCAGGCAGCAGGGCGTCGAGGACGGCCTGACAGGTCTCTTCCGGGGTCCGGCCGGGGCCTTGCAGGGCCTCGCGCAGCATGTCGAGGCCGGTGTCGATGTCCCGGTGCCGGTCCTCGACGAGACCGTCGGTGTACAGGACAAGCTGGGAGCCCTCGGGCAGCGTGAACTCGGCGCTCTCGAAGGGCAGGGCGCCGCCCAGGCCGAGCGGCGGGGACACCGGCACCTGCAACTGCTCGACCCTGCCGTCCGGGTGTACCAGGGCGGGGCCCGGGTGCCCGGACCTGGCCAGTGAGCACAGCCCGGCCACCGGGTCGTAGACGGCGTACAGGCAGGTCGCCCCCGTGATTCCTTCGCCGTCGGCCCCTTCGCTGTCGACTCGGGTGACCAATTCGTCGAGGTGTCTGATCAGCTCGTCCGGAGACAGATCGAGGGAGGAGAAGGTACGCACCGCGGTGCGTAGCCGGCCCATGGTGGCCGCGGCGTGCAGGCCGTGGCCGACCACGTCGCCGACCACCAGCGCGACCCGGGCACCGGGCAGCGGGATGACATCGAACCAGTCGCCGCCTACACCGGCCCGGGCAGGCAGGTAACGGTGGGCGACCTCTACGGCGGACTGCTCGGGCACGGTACGGGGCAAGAGGCTGCGCTGCAGGGTTACGGCGAGGGCATGCTCGCGGGTGTAGCGGCGGGCGTTGTCGATGGCCACCGCCGCCCGGGCGGCGAGCTCCTCGGCGAAGGCCCGGTCCTCTTCCTCGAAGGCGTTCTGTTCCGCACGCCAGAAGTTGACCACGCCCAGCACCACGCCGCGGGCCTGGAGCGGCACGGTGATCAAGGAGTGGAGGCCGGAATCCAGGATGCGCCGGGCTCGTTCGGGGTCCTGGGCTCGCCAGCCGTGGGAGGCAGTCAGGTCGGCATCAAGGACGGCCTGGCCGCGCTGGATGCTCAGAGTCAGGGGGTTGCTGGGCACGAAGTGGATCAGCTCGCCCACCGGGAACAGGGGCCAGGACCCCTGGACGCTGTGAACCGCCGTGCGGCGCATCTTGAGGTCCGGGTCGGTTGGCTCATCACCCTCCAGGACCGGATTCTGCAGGTCGACGGTGACGACGTCGGCGAATCGGGGGACCGCTACCTCGGCCAGTTCCTGGGCGGTGCGCACCACATCCAGCGTGGTGCCGATCCGCACCCCTGCCTCGTACAACAGGCGCAGCCGCTCCCTGGCCAGGTCTGCCCGGCCCGACAGTGCCCGCAGCTCCGTGGTGTCGCGCAGCGTGGCCACGCTGCCTTGCCCGCCGCCTTGGTGGTCGACCGGCCGTATGTTGACAGCCAATAGACGGTCGCCGGTCAGGTGGACCTCGTCGGTGGCTGTCCGGCCCGAACCCAGCAGCTCGGCGGTGTCGGCCTCCAGGCCGAGATCGGTGACGCGGCGTTGCTCGGCGTCCGCGGGCAGATCCAGCAGTCGCCGTGCCTCGTCGTTGGCCAGCAGCAGCAGCCCGTCACCTCCGATGATCAGGACCCCTTCCCGCACCGAGTGCAGCACCGCGTCATGATGCTCGTACATGCGGGTCATCTCGGAAGGATCCAGGCCGCGGGTCTGCCGCCGCAACCGCCAGGAGACCAATGCCGTCCCGCCCGCGGCGACCGCCAGTGCGCCGCCGGCGAATCCGAGCAGCTTTGGAAACTGCTCCCGCACCACGTCGTTCACACTGGCCACCGTGATCCCGACGGACACGAACCCCACGATCGTCTTCCCGCCGGTGTCGTAAACGGGGATCGTCGAGTCCACGGAGAGGCCGAGACTGCCCTCGAAGGTCTGGGTGAAGGGTCTGTCGACGGTTTGGCCCTCGCGGAGGGCGAAGATCTGCTTCCCGATCAGTTTCGGGTCGGGGTGGGTCCAGCGGAAGCCCTGGGGATTGAAGGCGACGACGTAGTCGACCCCGGCCCTTTTCCGGGCTTCCTCCGCCCGTGGCTGCAGCAGCGCACTGGCGTTCTTGGATCTCATGGCGGCCAGCGTTCCCGGAGCGTGGGCGAAGCCCTCGGCGACTCCGAACGTCAGGTGCCGGGCCTGCTGCATGGTCGAGTTCCGGGCCTGCACCACGAGTGCCACTCCCGCGGCTGCGGCGAAGAGCACCATGATGACCAGCTGTAGCAGGAACACCTGGCCCGCGACGCTGAGTACCTTGGGCGAGCTGAAGCGCGGCCCCGAACGGCGCCCGCTGGACTCCTCGTGCCGTTGAGGGGCATCCGCCGAACGGCGACGCAGGCCGCTGCGTGTGCGGGGCCGTGAAGCCGGGAAACGACCAAAATGTCTGACCATGCCTCCTCATCTCATACAGTCACATCCAGGCATAAGATCTTGGGACCAGGAGCGGTCGATCTCGACTGCCCGCTTCCTGTCAGTCAGGCCCATGGCTCGGAGTTCCGAACGCTCGTCGAGTTCAGGCGCGCACCCATTCCTGCCAGCGCTTCGCCACGGAGTCCCGGTTCTTGAGCCACCACTCGACGTCCAGGTCGAAGCCGGACAGCAGGTGGCCGGGGGTGCTCGGCAGGTTCGTGGCGGTGGCCTCGGAGAGATGTCCGTAGGCGGCCGGCACAACAGGGCCATTGGGGTAGATCCGGGCGAAGCCGGCCTGCACCTCGGGCCGCAGGGCGAAATCGATGAGCCGGTAGGCCGCGTCGGGATTGGCGGCCCCTTTGGGGATTCCGTAGCCGCTGCTCTGCCTGCGGGCGCCGTTCCACGCGCAGGCGAGTGGGACGCCGCGCTGGATCGGATCGCTGATGCGGCCGTTCCAGACGCTGGAGGCAACGACCTCCTTGCGCTCCAGCAGTTCACCCGGTACAGCGCCGCTGTCCCAGAATGTCCGGACAGAGCCTTTGATCTCGTTCAGG from Streptomyces chartreusis NRRL 3882 harbors:
- a CDS encoding NAD-dependent succinate-semialdehyde dehydrogenase, translated to MTDTPTQLFIGGAWVDASDGATMPVDDPATGEVLCHVADAGPKDAKLAEEAAVQAQEAWARTAPRARSEILRRAHELIIERTDVLAHLMTSEMGKPLAEARGEVAYAAEFFRWFSEEAVRIDGGFTTLPDGRNRMLLSRRPVGPCLLITPWNFPLAMGTRKIGPAIAAGCTMILKPAPQTPLSSLALAAILKEAGLPDGVLNVVTTSRAGEVCEPLLRGGRIRKLSFTGSTAVGQLLLAQSAEAVVRTSMELGGNAPFLVFEDADLDKAVDGAMVAKMRNMGEACTAANRFFVHRSVAEEFGRRLAERMGALVVGPGTRDGVDVGPLIDRRGRAKVEELVADAVERGAHVLVGGRTPEGPGCFYPPTVLADVDPGSRLMDTEIFGPVAAILTFDEEDEVIRRANDTPWGLVGYVFTEGLDRALRVSERLEVGMVGLNTGLVSNPAAPFGGVKQSGLGREGGRVGIDEFLEYQYLAVPVS
- a CDS encoding IclR family transcriptional regulator domain-containing protein; translation: MGAHVLAVRPAALQGSSLSPQSRNPWFATRPSTCRCPTPCSAWSSSTASTTPYAIGDTPPLHATASGNAVLAYLGKSEIAEVTAGTLEGYGEETITGPGQLRAELGRVSPNWAGWSPRRWRRSPPGTWPDDGPGAAGIARRHHFTVT
- a CDS encoding SpoIIE family protein phosphatase; translation: MVLFAAAAGVALVVQARNSTMQQARHLTFGVAEGFAHAPGTLAAMRSKNASALLQPRAEEARKRAGVDYVVAFNPQGFRWTHPDPKLIGKQIFALREGQTVDRPFTQTFEGSLGLSVDSTIPVYDTGGKTIVGFVSVGITVASVNDVVREQFPKLLGFAGGALAVAAGGTALVSWRLRRQTRGLDPSEMTRMYEHHDAVLHSVREGVLIIGGDGLLLLANDEARRLLDLPADAEQRRVTDLGLEADTAELLGSGRTATDEVHLTGDRLLAVNIRPVDHQGGGQGSVATLRDTTELRALSGRADLARERLRLLYEAGVRIGTTLDVVRTAQELAEVAVPRFADVVTVDLQNPVLEGDEPTDPDLKMRRTAVHSVQGSWPLFPVGELIHFVPSNPLTLSIQRGQAVLDADLTASHGWRAQDPERARRILDSGLHSLITVPLQARGVVLGVVNFWRAEQNAFEEEDRAFAEELAARAAVAIDNARRYTREHALAVTLQRSLLPRTVPEQSAVEVAHRYLPARAGVGGDWFDVIPLPGARVALVVGDVVGHGLHAAATMGRLRTAVRTFSSLDLSPDELIRHLDELVTRVDSEGADGEGITGATCLYAVYDPVAGLCSLARSGHPGPALVHPDGRVEQLQVPVSPPLGLGGALPFESAEFTLPEGSQLVLYTDGLVEDRHRDIDTGLDMLREALQGPGRTPEETCQAVLDALLPARPSDDIALLVARLRLLDPSQVADWDVPGDPAAVAGIRAQVARRLEEWGLEELTFSTELVISELVTNAIRYGTEPRQLRILRDGPSLICEVSDGSSTSPHLRRAADTDEGGRGLFLVAQFTQRWGTRYVPRGKVIWTEQSLNSQATEPAADMADVLLDQWSDADW